In Dermacentor andersoni chromosome 11, qqDerAnde1_hic_scaffold, whole genome shotgun sequence, the sequence AAAGAAATATTCAGCAAAATAAGTTTTGTTGTCTAGTTGATACAGTGATGTGACTGCGTGTTGGTATAATGACATAAACGCCGTCGTTTTACGTTCATGAAGAAGAAAGTCGTCTGCGAAGCGGCGGCCACCGACTCGCGCACGCGCATGCGGGACATCCGGGGAACTGAGCGTTACTTCCGGTAGTGGGAGCGGCGGCGCTCGCGGCGTTTCCTGTCGCCCTTTCGACTGGCCTCGAGAGTATCTCTCGTCGTCACTTCTTGGCGCAGTTGTTGCGAGGTTACGCGAGATGGTCTGGGTCGTGTTGGAACTCCCACCACCATTCGGCAAGTTGTCGGCTTAAAGCGGGGCGAACACAGAAGCAAAACAAACACCGGCTCGTCCACATCACGAGCGGTGCGACTAGCCTAGGCGCCCACCGCCAGCTCCACCATGTCGGGCCTGGACTCCAATCCGTTCGCGGACCCGCACGCCCCGAGCCCGTTCGCCGACCCGGCCGTCACGCAAGTGACAAGCCGCAGCCAGCAGGCGCAGTCGGGGTTAGGCCTAGAGGACTACAACCCGTTCGCGGAACCGGCGCAGCCGCGACCGCCGACCGCGAGTCCGCCCCAGTACAGCAGGCCTTCGACGGTCGCGACGCCAGCGGCGTCGGCGGCCGTCGTCCAGCCGGCCGTTATGCAGGCTGTCACGGAACCGCCTCCGGCCTACACGGCGGGCGGCGGCCAGTCGACCACGATCTCCACGGCCGAGCTCCAGAAGCGCCAGGAGGAGCTCGAGAAGAAGGCGGCCGAGCTGCAGGCCCGCGAGGAGGCCCTGCGCGGGGCGCAGTTCAACGCGCGCGCCAACAACTGGCCCCCGCTGCCCGACAAGTGCTGCGTGGCGCCCTGCTTCTACCAGGACATCGGCGTGGACATTCCGCTCGAGTTCCAGAAGATCGTGCGCACCGTCTACTACCTGTGGATCTTCTACGTGCTCGTGCTGGTGCTCAACTTCCTGGGCGGCCTGGCCATCCTCGTCAAGGAGGGCGGCGCCACGCACTTCGGCTTCTCCATCCTCTACATGGTCCTCTTCGCGCCGCTCTCGTTCCTCTGCTGGTTCCGGCCGCTGTACAAGGCGTTCCGCTCCGACTCCTCCTTCAACTTCATggtcttcttcttcgtcttcttcgtccaGCTCATCGTGTCGGTCATCTACGCCGTCGGCATCGGCACCACGGGCGCCTCGGGCTTCGTGGTCGCCATCGACGCGTTCAGCAAGTCCATCGCGCTCGGCATCTTCCTCACCATCGTGGCGACGGGCCACGCGGTGAACGCGGCCTGGTCGGGCATCATGCTGCTGCGCGTCCACCGCCTCTACCGCTCGACGGGCGCCTCGTTCGCCAAGGCGCAGCAGGAGTTCACCGCGGGCGTGCTGCGCAACGAGCACGTCCAGGGCGCCGCCGCTAACGTGGCGGCCGA encodes:
- the Scamp gene encoding secretory carrier-associated membrane protein 1, which gives rise to MSGLDSNPFADPHAPSPFADPAVTQVTSRSQQAQSGLGLEDYNPFAEPAQPRPPTASPPQYSRPSTVATPAASAAVVQPAVMQAVTEPPPAYTAGGGQSTTISTAELQKRQEELEKKAAELQAREEALRGAQFNARANNWPPLPDKCCVAPCFYQDIGVDIPLEFQKIVRTVYYLWIFYVLVLVLNFLGGLAILVKEGGATHFGFSILYMVLFAPLSFLCWFRPLYKAFRSDSSFNFMVFFFVFFVQLIVSVIYAVGIGTTGASGFVVAIDAFSKSIALGIFLTIVATGHAVNAAWSGIMLLRVHRLYRSTGASFAKAQQEFTAGVLRNEHVQGAAANVAAEAARTAVQQNLGSRY